tatttatttgacagcgaggcaggcagatagagacggggaagcaggctccctgctgagcagagagcccaatgcggggctcgatcccaggatgctgggatgatAACCTGAGCTTAAAGCAGaagcttaaacccactgagccacccaggcaccccaaccttaaagatctttttttttttttttttttttaaagattttatttatttatttgacagagagagatcacaagcagacagagaggcaggcagaaagaggggaggaagcaggctccctgctgaacagagagcctgatgtggggctcgatcccaggactctgagatcatgacctgagccgaaggcagcggcttaacccactgagccacccaggtgcccctcttaaagatctttttaaaaggaattctATATGAGCTTGGCCAGTGTGTTGGCATTATTTTATGTAGCCTCAAACATGTCCATATAGATGACTGCAAAGGATGAAATTCAAGAATGAGCATTTTGAAAAGATTCTATATCAAATCAAGTTTTAGAGTCTCTTAAACATAAGAGCAAATGTGTTTGATACATAACATTtgagaaatatggttaaaaagtAAGTTTAAGGCACTTAAAATACTACTACCTAAATACTAAACTAAATGTagtttatattttgaaatctggtcTTCTAGTCTTTATGCAGTTTAATAATGCTATGATCCTATAATTACCTGTATTTTGCCCTTAACATAATACAAACATCCATGTTCTcacgattttttaaaatgtacatcatGTTTAGGAATTACACTATATATAGCCCATCTCATGGATTCCTTTGTCTTGAACATTTgggttttgattatttttatttacatttatttttattttttgcttttttggataAAGCTGCAGTGAGCATcctttgcataatttttttttctgttttaggatTACTTCCTTAGGATAGATTGCCTGAAGTGGAGTTACTGGGTCAGAGGGTATGAACTTATGAacctttttcctttaaaaaaacctaaaataatttttttttgttcatttgttctccaGTTGATTTATATTCATTgtgcaaaatgaaaatcataatgATTATACTTGGTACCTGTCAAAAAAACATGTCTTAAGACAGGGTTCTATGATCAGAGAAGTTTGGGAAATTCCTACAGTAAATAAGCCTCTTTATCTTGGTTTATCTCAGTATTTCCAAAACTTAATTGATAATTGAATAGTTTTTAATGATACACTTCATAAaattttctgaaagttttatgAAAGTTATAGTTTATGAActgatctaaaattaaaaatcattttaatggttaaattatgttttattgGTAAAAGCAACTAAATTATAAAgtttaattctaaaattattttttaaagattaaaataaagcTGTGTACTGTGTGATTTTTGTATATGTCTTTATAAAGTctcaattttaacattttaaactttctACTGATTCCTAAAGAACATCTTAATATTTCAATAGCATCAAATACTTTTTACAGTCTTTAATGAAATTTGGAATATAGACATAGAACATAAAAGTGGGAGATAACGTAGACTATACaaacctttcttctcccccccccatttttccCTACAGAATGTGAAATCCTTTGCATCTTCTGATAGTCTAGCCAAGGTCCAAGAAGTAGCAAGCTGGCTTTTGGAAATGAATCAGGAACTGCTCTCTGTGGGCAGCAAAAGACGACGAACTGGAGGTTCTCTGAGAGGTAACCCTTCTTCAAGCCAGGCAGATGAGGAACAGATGAATCGTGTGGTTGAGGaggaacagcagcagcaacagctaAGACAACAAGAGGAGGAGCACACTGCAAGGAATGGTGAAGTTGTTGGAGCAGAACCTAGACCTGGAGACCAAAATGATTCCCACCAAGGACAATTGGAAGAAAACAATAATCGATTCATTTCGGTAGATGAGGACTCCTCAGGGAACCAAGAAGAGCAAGATGAAGATGAAGAACATGCTGGTGAgcaagatgaggaggaggaagaggaagaggaaatggacCAGGAGAGTGATGATTTTGATCAATCTGATGACAGTAGCAGAGAAGATGAACATACACATAGTAACAGTGTCACAAACTCCAGTAGTATCGTGGACCTGCCTATTCACCAACTCTCCTCCCCGTTCTATACAAAGACAACAAAAGTGAGTATATTTAGTCTGCCGTTGTAAAACATGTTAATTGTAATGAAACTTTCCTCACAGTCTTTGTTATTACCACAAAATTAATCTTCAGATgtgtaataataaaatgaaataattttgttttatggaaggtattagaaatagaaatattgatAATGGGACAATCTTATTACAGATAGAGGGGAGGTAATTGATTTTATTACTATGAAAAATCATTAATACcgaattttattataaattttgttCCTGTGATGGGTTAGTAGTTTCTGTGTAGTAGAGAGGTTTGGAGTGAAATATGATTTGTGTAATCAAGTAGCAAAGAATCTTTTCTTATTTACAAAATGCAGGAGGTTGGGGTGGGCTTTGTATTCACAGGTATTACTCCAAGGCAAAAGTTACTGTCAAATTTCTGCCACTACTTCCCTTATTtgcagttttcattttccttcccatcTTAGAAGACCTTTCTGTTGTATGTGCCTCTTTATCTCATTCAGCTAGTGGTAGCCCATGGAGTTAGATGTagttatgtattttgtttttgtttttagagagagagagtgcatgcatgcacaGCTGGGTGTAGGGGGGgggtagaaggaaaggaagaaagagaatcttaagcaagttctttgcccagcatggagcccaacaccggggctcaatctcatgaccctgagatcatgacctgagctcagtCAAGAGttgatgcttagctgactgagctggatgcttaactgactgagttgggtacttaactgaatgagccacctaggcgccccttagcCATAGGCCCGTTTTAAAAGGGGGATAATTAGACTCCTGTCTAAACCAGAGATATCAGCTGGTGATTGATCTAATGCTCAGAAAAAATTCTGTTGGATGTAGTCATTTGAGACTATACCAGAGAACAAGGTCTGGAATATACTCTGACTGCTTCCCAGTATTATCTTTGCTACTAGATAGTCCGGGAGGTCCTGAAATGTTGAAGTTGAATGAAGTTGAATGTTGAGATGGGAGGAGGAAGTGATTGGGCAACTGCAGTAAATTTGAATGGCCAGTGCTTTTTCTTTGGGATGGCATGGGAActtctttcttcaaaatattcTTGAATGTTAATCCCTTAAAATTATGGTTATGATAAAAGACAGGGAttgtggagaaaaagaagcacCATTATTTCTCTCACTCACCAGTCTTTCTATTGTATTCTTCCTGCCGCTCCTTCTCCATCAAATTATagttaaaatgaaatgatatagTAGCTGGActttacttcaaaataatcctgaaggggagaaaaggaaagagggtaTAGATTGGCCATGAGCTGCTGGTTATTGAAGCTGGGTTGCAGAGATGGGGTGGTTCATGggtatttttttgtgtggtttttaaagtatgttttaaaatgttccatAATTGAAACATTTTAAGTTGTAAAGAATATGAATCTACACATACGGTCCCCAGAAAATGATAAGGttggaaataggagttttctttATTTACCTTGGTCTCGTTGACTAGATCCTAATTAAGTCGAGAAAGTGCTGACTTCTCtacattgaattttattttctttgtattttggtgCCATTGAAATTACAGGAAATTCAATAAAACATCATGTACTTTTGCTGgagtagaatttattttaatcaatattttaGGCAGTGTTGCTATCTACTGGTCTatttaaagaggagaaaaagtaaaaagaattatacTCAGAATGAATGAGGTATGTAGATCAACTTTTATCCTTTTTCCACCCCCCTCAGGCTTCTACGCTTATAGATCTTTATGTTTGCATGCTTTTTGgttctttatcattttaaaattagataaaaatcaTGACTATTCATGTAGAGTAGACTTACAAGTTAAACAGTTCTTTGGAATGGaacattttaattcaaattatagcttattttatagatattaaaataatgtCCATAGTAGTTTGTCCTCTTActcttatttgcttatttttaaatttacagcaAATTATCGATTTAGCCCAATAATAATGTACAAACCGATATAATATCATCTCCTTTAATGTAACCTGACCTGGAATAAAAAAATCTCAGATGCTAGGTTTAATATTTGAATTGCTGTATCATTTTTGCTTAAGGTTGTGAAACTTAAAACTCTTtctaaaacaggggcgcctgggtggctcagtgggttaaagcctctaccttcggctcaggtcatgatcccagggtcctgggatcgagccccgcatcgggctctctgctcagtggggagcctgcttccctcctctctctctgccttcctctcagcctacttgtaatctctacctgtcaaataaataaataaataaaatctttaaaaaaaaaaaaaactttctaaaacatGTTTATCCCTAGTTTCCCTAGCCTTTTTGCAAGTTTAGATTTTACTTAGTTGGCTTGATCTAAGTAGAAGTTAGCTTCTGTAGTGGTTTATATTCATTCTGCCATCTCTGTCTCAGGGTGTTGAAGTAGTGCTTTGAATCTCAGCCAGATGGCTCTACCACTAATAGTTACAGCCCAATTTTTTTGGTAAGGCTAAGACCTTTTATAATGCAGTCCACTCAAATTTTATCCCCCAGATCTCTTGATTTCTCTCCGTCAAGGTTACTACATCAAAAGATGGggtttgtgtgtctctttttTCTGAGGGTTCAGGTTGGGGAATAGGGTTTAGCATTTTATTGCATTATCTTCTTTAAGAAAGAAGTTTTATCAAAACTAAGCCTTGTTGAGCAAAGCAAAGCTATCAGTGAGTTCTGCTgtataattaaaaacaagaaagccAGCTAGATAAAACATACCTTTTTCCAAAAGGAGAAGTCATCAGATTGTTCTGTAGGAAAACTATGAATATACAGTTTTGACAGATGCTTTatcattttcccccctttttaagatGAATCTGTAAACAGA
The DNA window shown above is from Neovison vison isolate M4711 chromosome 11, ASM_NN_V1, whole genome shotgun sequence and carries:
- the FBXW7 gene encoding F-box/WD repeat-containing protein 7 isoform X3, with product MNQELLSVGSKRRRTGGSLRGNPSSSQADEEQMNRVVEEEQQQQQLRQQEEEHTARNGEVVGAEPRPGDQNDSHQGQLEENNNRFISVDEDSSGNQEEQDEDEEHAGEQDEEEEEEEEMDQESDDFDQSDDSSREDEHTHSNSVTNSSSIVDLPIHQLSSPFYTKTTKP